In one Lolium rigidum isolate FL_2022 chromosome 3, APGP_CSIRO_Lrig_0.1, whole genome shotgun sequence genomic region, the following are encoded:
- the LOC124702415 gene encoding blue-light photoreceptor PHR2, translated as MAAASDADPAARPRDDPNLPFASFSLSLSLRTPTAPATLASVPSTVNLPTQISTLAVCLHPSSSPRRSTRLNAAAASLLSPLTASSPSLSRSFPSGAPGAAGRRRTLVWFRADLRLHDHEPLHAAVGASSSLLPVFVFDPRDFGKSPSGFDRTGPYRASFLLDSVADLRRSLRARGGDLVVRVGRPEVVIPELARAAGAEAVYAHGEVSRDECRAEENVSKAIEKEGVEVKYFWGSTLYHLDDLPFRLDDMPSNYGGFREAVKGLEVRKVLDAPEEVKCVPMKNVLEPGDIPTLAELGLSAPPAMAQESKSAVGSTLIGGEAEALERLKKFAAEICMQPNKAAKDGSQNSIYGANFSCKISPWLATGCLSPRFMYEELKKHAVRTTPSGSTAKNGDGGSDAGTNWLMFELLWRDFFRFVTKKYSSAQKTSGVVPATGCTPTPAFA; from the exons atggccgccgcctccgacGCCGACCCCGCCGCCCGCCCTCGCGACGACCCCAACCTCCCCTTCGCCtccttctccctctccctctccctgcgCACGCCCACCGCCCCCGCCACACtcgcctccgtcccctccaccgtCAACCTACCCACCCAAATCTCCACCCTCGCCGTCTGCCtccacccctcctcctccccgcgccgctccacccgcctcaacgccgccgcggcctccctcCTGTCCCCGCTCACCGCCTCCTCGCCCAGCCTCTCCCGCTCATTCCCCTCCGGAGCCCCGGGCGCCGCGGGCCGCCGCCGCACGCTCGTCTGGTTCCGCGCCGACCTGCGCCTCCACGACCACGAGCCCCTCCACGCCGCCgtcggcgcctcctcctccctcctccccgtCTTCGTCTTCGACCCGCGCGACTTCGGGAAGTCCCCCTCGGGCTTCGACCGCACCGGCCCTTACCGCGCCAGCTTCCTGCTCGACTCCGTCGCCGACCTGCGCCGCAGCCTCCGCGCGCGGGGCGGCGACCTGGTGGTGCGCGTGGGCAGGCCCGAGGTGGTGATCCCCGAGCTCgcgcgcgcggccggggccgaggCCGTCTACGCGCACGGGGAGGTCTCGCGGGACGAGTGCCGCGCCGAGGAGAATGTCAGCAAGGCCATTGAGAAGGAGGGCGTCGAGGTCAAGTACTTCTGGGGCAGCACGCTCTACCACCTGGACGATCTGCCATTCAGGCTCGATGACATGCCATCCAACTATGGCGGATTCAGGGAGGCCGTCAAGGGCTTGGAGGTTAGGAAGGTGCTGGACGCTCCAGAAGAGGTCAAGTGCGTGCCTATGAAGAATGTGCTCGAGCCCGGCGACATCCCCACGCTTGCTGAGCTTGGGCTCTCTGCGCCACCGGCCATGGCACAG GAATCAAAATCTGCTGTCGGTTCAACTCTCATTGGCGGTGAAGCAGAAGCCCTGGAAAGGCTCAAGAAATTTGCTGCAGAAATTTGTATGCAGCCAAACAAAGCTGCCAAAGATGGTAGTCAGAATAGCATATATGGTGCTAATTTCTCCTGCAAAATTTCACCATGGCTTGCTACTGGGTGCCTCTCTCCACGTTTCATGTATGAGGAGTTAAAGAAGCATGCCGTTAG AACAACTCCATCAGGGTCAACAGCCAAGAATGGTGACGGAGGATCGGATGCTGGAACAAATTGGTTAATGTTTGAATTGCTATGGAGAGATTTCTTCAG GTTCGTCACAAAGAAGTACAGCTCTGCACAGAAGACCTCCGGAGTTGTACCTGCCACTGGTTGCACACCCACCCCTGCGTTTGCTTGA